The region gtgtgttagtgtgtgtgtgtgtgcgtgtgtatgtgtgtgtgtgtgtgtgcatgtgtgtgcatgtgtgtgtgcgtgtgtatgtgcatgtgacGGACAGctacacaaaaacagaaactcaGATATGAGTTGTCGGTTTGTCTGCGTGGGAGTCTGACAACCAGGGAAACCacaggaagtgagggaggaagtgaCATGGTCCTGACTCACCCCCCACCACCCTCCCTCTCCgttcccccttcctccccccctcggCCCACGCAACCCTCAAACtttgctatgtgtgtgtgtgtgtgtttaattaaaacacGTTTTTGTGAAGAAAATAAGACACCTGCTTCACAAAACACACTTCTGCATATTTAGTCTTTGCAcatacttgtttatttatgaatttatgCCAATACTGGTTCATGTTTTCCATATTTTGGTGACTTGCTGCAGGGGCGTTTAGTGGTTGTTATTGATGAACAGTCTTAATCATTCACATCCTGTCTAATGAGGTCAAGGTTGCAGGTTTTGGTTGCAGAAGTCGAGCGGACACAGTCTTGCAACATTTCACACCGTGAGACAGAATCATGCACAATGACACCAAATCCCCCTTTTTGCACAATGCAAACTtctacttttgatactttaagtacaCTTTGCAGCGAGTTACATGTGAAGTTTTACTCGCTTACTACTTTTCATTATGATATTGCGACTTTCACTTCAGTAAAATAGCTCTgtacttcttcctcctctgctgctcctgtTTTTACCAAACATTACATGAATTAACGGAAGATGCAGTGTCGACAAGTTCCTTAACTAAAGTAAAGTTTGAGTCACCTATACAACTATTCTTGTCTCAGGAACAGTGTCCTTACTGTCAGGGGCACCAAGAGAGGGTGAAAAGccctaaaaaaaccccaacattttgagtatttagttgctgttttttaagTATTGTAGTACTACAGAGTCACAAGccttcacaggtagaggtgtggttacagaaATTGTGCATGGTTGGTGTGAcctgtgtggtggtggggcccaAAATCCCCAGCAACACCCTTGCTTACTGTTGACTgatcaaaatattaaaatgacacGTTTGCCATCTGTTTAAAACACATGCAGAGCCTCCTCTCATACACACTCAACAAGCTCCACTAATCCAAATATATCTTCTAAAAGTTATGTTCACATAGTAATCAGAAATTTGCATCAGGATTTTTTCATTAGACTCTCAATCAGATAAGAAAACGTTCCCTTTGATGAGGAAAAACTGGAAGAAGCCTCAGAAAGAGCTACAGAGTAGATGTTTATCAggcacagaccaggtggactcaaatgcagagacagggacacagggaTGAGGGGTTCTCAAGTCGTTTAATCAGTCTAAAAGTCTAAAACCGgggaaatccaaaacacaggGCAGAAGTACAAAATCACTAGGCAAAACTCAGGATCCAAAAGGCAAAACTGGTCGATAACACTAGAAGATATATTGATATGAACGCTGGAACTCTGACGGGAAACGGGCACACCACATATAAACCCTGGATAACattaggaagggaggaagctagacaagacaagggaaaacacaccaaaataaaacaggaagtagacaagacaaaaactaaacctacaaaaatacataacaaCACTACCGGGCCCTGACAATGTGTTTACAGAACAGAGATGCAATGTGCTTTGGGATTAGTGTCTTGCTCATAAACATGGTGACGGGTGAACAGGATGAGCAGCATTGCAGTGACCCACTCAACTGATTACGGTCCTGTTAGCTCCAAATATGCTCACACAGTGTATTTTAACTGTGTGAACTCAGGTTATACCGCAGCAGAGCGTTAGCGTTATAAAAGGTCATGACTTTCTGTTCCTCAGCGTTGCTGTCGAGGCAGAATGTCGAGCCGGCGGTGAGGATGTGTCTAAAAGTCTTTGTAGGTTTACCTTGCATCAGCTGATCACACCCACTTCATTGAAATGAGTTTCACTCTTTTATTTCAGTGTCAGGGCCCGGTAGTGTTGTTATGTATTttgtaggtttagtttttgtctcgtctacttcctgttttattttggtgtgttttcccttgtcttgtctagcttcctccactcctgtttgcctcccttcccctaatgtgttacacctgtgcctcgttaTTATCCAGGGTATATATGTGGTGCTCTTTCCTTTCTGTGCCAGATTGTCTTGTCAGTTTCCCGTCAGAGTTCCAGCGTTCATATCAATATATCTTCTTAGTGTTATCGACCAGTTTTGCCTTTTGGATCCCGAGTTTTGCCTAGTGATTTTGTACTTCTGCcctgtgttttggatttccTGGTTTTTGACTTTTAGACTGATTAAACGACTTGAGAACCCCTCAtccctgtgtccctgtctctgcatttgagtccatCTGATCTGTGCCTGATATTCAGGAGTCATAAAGTTTCATGTTCTCATTTATTTGTGATTATCTATTCATGAATTAACTTAAGAACTTAATTAACAGTTACACAAAAGCCCAAATATACCAATGTAAcaactttctttgtttctgtgttgtaCCAAATCTCACCCACTCGAACAGTTAAATTCTTGCCCCAATACTCCTAGTCAAGAATTTACATCAGACACACAATGTATCTAGTTGCTTTCagacattattaaaaaatgaatcctattgttttccatttctttGGAAGTAGTGACTTGAAGGTAACCTGCTCTCTCCATCCTGCAGGGTTACAGAGGAGCCCAGAGGTCCTACATCGCCACCCAGGGGCCGATGCTGCACACTGTGGGAGACTTCTGGGACATGGTGTGGCAGGAGAGgagcagcatcatcatcatggttACAAGACTGAAGGAGAACAACGAGGTGAGAGGACACAGTCTGCCTTAATCTCTTAATCTGAATTCATGTCATAAACAACACCCAACTGTGTGCTTGTTCCAGAAGTGTGAGCTGTACTGGCCACAGCCGAAGGAGAGGGGGAcaagggtggaggaggaggaggaggacgacgaagaggaggaacagagggataagagggaggatgaaggagagaCGGGTCGATTCGGCAGATTCATCCTCAAAGTCAAAGACAGTCGAGAGAAAGACGGTTTCACTGTGACTGACATGGAGATTCAGGTACAACAAACACAGTGACATCCGCCCAGATAGAAGACAACAGGATACTTTAtgataatgatgtgtgtgtgtgtgtgtgtgtgttcagctgtgTTCAGAGCGGCGTCCCATCAGACATTACTGGTTCACCTCTTGGCCTGACCACCACATCCCACAATGCATCGCTCCTCTGCTGGGactggtggaggaggtggagatgtACAGCAAGTCCCTCCCACCAGCTGGTCCTGGACCAATCATCGTCCACTGCAGGTTGGTTCCTTATCAGACACAGTTTACAGTAATGTTCTTAGTCCATTAGAGTCcatgtaaatgtacattatCATAGCTACATGTGTCTTTTTTGCAATACACCACGAAAAACcacaaaatcaaacacactTCAGACTGGATGTTTTTTCAGTGTTGTAAACCTTCACATAGtttgtgaatgagtgaaggGTATCACCACTCACAGAGCTGGAAAAAACTAAGAAACATAAAGTGATGCATGGCACTgttaacataaatatacagttaGACTGAAATAAACCAGAAGATTACTGCCTGGATTACACAACAGTAAAACCATCAGCCTGTGATGTCTCAAACCAGAGCGGATGTGTCGAAAGCTACTTCCTATCTGAGAGCATGGACGGTTGCACCTGAGCAACCAACCACAGCCCTGAGGACTGATGAAAGAGTCTGAGAGTGCAGGGCTGTGGTGTGGACTTGCAGATACCCTGCTGCATGCATGAGGAGGCAAACAATGGGCCTCTAGAGTTACCACTAGAAAGAAGAAGTAGATCAAACGATAAGCTTCCATGCAATACTTCTCTCCTTCAGTTTTTATGTCCACAGTCTTATTAAAGCAccagatatttatatttatattatattgacaGTTTAATGTCCATCCAAGTGACAACATTTATCCACTAACATTGGCTGTCATGCAAGAACCACTGGAGTGAACAAATTCACTTTTTGGTTTCTCGCCATGTAACATTTATGGGttacataaacatttaataaatggttaACACTTATAAGTGGAggtattttatattgtttatacctgtgttttactgtattgtCATCTGTTTATAGAGCAGCAAACATTTCTGGAGGAGTTATAGTTACAttataatgtttaattaaaactgtttattaAGTGGTTATGTGAGCCTGATCTCACTGGTTATGTaaccacgccctaatgcataccctgctttatcgtcaaatataaaatcagggaggccaaaatgtcccaaatgaacatcatactgcattgaagaaggctttaaactagcgattgagaccataaacacattttgaaaacgtttactgaggttagaaatcagtgagaagttggtgaattctccattgacttgtatagagacggaagtccttttgacaccaaaacggtcgccccctggtggccttttgatagaatgcagttttaagttacttccgcgttggcctcatttcagaggaccggaactccccgtctggtaTTGATGTGAGGAAGGTTACAGTCTCCTCATCATCGCTCCGCACAGATCTGATGTTTGAGTCACATGATTCATGTATGAAAACATTAATTCGATTGgtcaaaacaaatattttttcaagAGAAGAAGtataaattgaaaatgtgacTAAATTAAAAAGACAGGTGGATGCTAacacacctcctctcctcctctgctcctctcagTGCAGGTATAGGGAGGACAGGTTGTTTCATAGCCAGCAGTATCGCTGTCAACAGCTCAGAGAAACTGCTCAGGTCGACATCTTGGAGACAGTTTGTCAGCTTCGACTCGATAGGTGAGTGAAAGAATAATTCACCCTTCCTCTTCTGTCTCCTTttcatcactctctcttcttaaccctcctgtcgtcctccagggtcaaattgaccctatCTCTTTtgactccttccttccttccttccttccttccttccttcctttcctccctctttctttaatttttcctttgttcttaccttccttccctctttctttgctccctcctccttccttactccttacCTTCCTcgccttccttctctccttacttccttccgccctccctccttactcctttccttctttcctcccttccttccttccttccttcctcattccttccttccttctttcctcccttactcctttctttccttccttccttcattccttcctcctcccttacCCCttcacttctttcctcttttccttccttccttctttcctcattccttccttccttccttcctccttccttctttcctcctcccttcttccttccttccttccttccttccttcttccttccttctttcctcctcccttcttcctgtccttcctagacctgaggacaacaggagggttaatgtctggtctaacattttattcactCCCCTAAATGTAGCATGTTTAACCTGtagtctgcccccccccccccccccccccccccccccccccattcctGCGCAGGGGTGGTATGATCCAAACCACGGAGCAGTACCAGTTCCTGTACACCACTCTGGCCCAGTACNNNNNNNNNNNNNNNNNNNNNNNNNNNNNNNNNNNNNNNNNNNNNNNNNNNNNNNNNNNNNNNNNNNNNNNNNNNNNNNNNNNNNNNNNNNNNNNNNNNNNNNNNNNNNNNNNNNNNNNNNNNNNNNNNNNNNNNNNNNNNNNNNNNNNNNNNNNNNNNNNNNNNNNNNNNNNNNNNNNNNNNNNNNNNNNNNNNNNNNNAAGCTGAATCTCTCATGTTTTAATTCCAGAAGCAGTAAAACAACGAGTAATaaaaaagttgttcagaactTTTGTGCACCAGGGTGTGCtaagtcagctatttaagtttg is a window of Scomber scombrus chromosome 10, fScoSco1.1, whole genome shotgun sequence DNA encoding:
- the LOC133987989 gene encoding tyrosine-protein phosphatase non-receptor type 7-like, with the translated sequence MSTSVEDPVTPPPMTTPPRKASVRLQERRGSNLSLLLDVSTLGAEPVCSVSTPKEVWLQLLHTSSRPLTHTLLQQAATDTNTLNVEYQKIPPNFVSAAELDVPGHMIKDRYKTILPNPESRVVLRSPEEEAGPDRYINANYIRGYRGAQRSYIATQGPMLHTVGDFWDMVWQERSSIIIMVTRLKENNEKCELYWPQPKERGTRVEEEEEDDEEEEQRDKREDEGETGRFGRFILKVKDSREKDGFTVTDMEIQLCSERRPIRHYWFTSWPDHHIPQCIAPLLGLVEEVEMYSKSLPPAGPGPIIVHCSAGIGRTGCFIASSIAVNSSEKLLRSTSWRQFVSFDSIGVV